A segment of the Candidatus Methylomirabilota bacterium genome:
CTCGCCGCGCGCGGTCGCGCTGCTCGACGCCGGCGCGGCGGACCGCCTCGCGCGGCTGCTCGCCCCGCCGCGGCCCGAGCTGCTCGCCGGCCCCGAGGGGCTCGTCGCGCTCACCCGCGACGTCCCCGCCGACGTCGTCGTGTCGGCGCTGGTCGGCGCCGCCGGGCTCCTGCCGACGATGGCGGGGATCCTCGCTGGACGCACCGTCGCCCTCGCGAACAAGGAGACGCTCGTGATGGCGGGGAGCCTGATGACCGCCGCCGCCCCCC
Coding sequences within it:
- a CDS encoding 1-deoxy-D-xylulose-5-phosphate reductoisomerase (catalyzes the NADP-dependent rearrangement and reduction of 1-deoxy-D-xylulose-5-phosphate (DXP) to 2-C-methyl-D-erythritol 4-phosphate); amino-acid sequence: MKRLTLLGATGSIGLRTLEIVSSFPEDFQVAGLAARGSNVELIADLCHKYSPRAVALLDAGAADRLARLLAPPRPELLAGPEGLVALTRDVPADVVVSALVGAAGLLPTMAGILAGRTVALANKETLVMAGSLMTAAAP